The proteins below come from a single Sander vitreus isolate 19-12246 chromosome 15, sanVit1, whole genome shotgun sequence genomic window:
- the atp6v0ca gene encoding ATPase H+ transporting V0 subunit ca, with translation MSSDESPEYSPFFAVMGASAAMVFSALGAAYGTAKSGTGIAAMSVMRPELIMKSIIPVVMAGIIAIYGLVVAVLIANNISERVTLYKSFLHLGAGLSVGLSGLAAGFAIGIVGDAGVRGTAQQPRLFVGMILILIFAEVLGLYGLIVALILSTK, from the exons ATGTCTTCTGATGAGAGCCCCGAGTACTCGCCTTTCTTCGCTGTGATGGGAGCCTCTGCGGCCATGGTCTTCAGCG CATTAGGAGCAGCATATGGAACAGCGAAGAGCGGCACAGGCATCGCTGCCATGTCTGTGATGCGGCCAGAGCTCATCATGAAGTCCATCATCCCCGTGGTCATGGCTGGTATCATCGCCATCTACGGGCTGGTAGTGGCTGTGCTGATAGCCAACAACATCTCTGAGAGAGTCACCCTTTACAA GAGTTTCCTGCATCTCGGTGCTGGTCTGAGTGTGGGCCTGAGCGGGCTGGCGGCCGGGTTCGCCATTGGCATTGTGGGCGACGCCGGTGTGAGAGGCACCGCCCAGCAGCCCCGGCTTTTCGTGGGCATGATCCTGATCCTGATCTTTGCTGAGGTGCTGGGGCTTTACGGCCTCATCGTGGCCCTCATCCTATCTACAAAATAA
- the nme3 gene encoding nucleoside diphosphate kinase 3, with the protein MVLRPPATMICLILSIFSYLFQPGWTGVNERTFIAVKPDGVQRKLVGEIIHRFEKKGFKLVGLKLVQASQDLLREHYWELRSKPFFQGLMSYMSSGPIVAMVWEGLDVVKTARKMLGETNPADSLPGTIRGDYGVEVGRNVIHGSDSVESAQKEISLWFRQNELHCWEDNSSHWIYN; encoded by the exons ATGGTCCTCCGTCCACCGGCGACAATGATCTGCCTGATTTTGTCTATATTTTCTTACTTATTTCAGCCAG GCTGGACCGGTGTAAATGAACGCACCTTCATTGCTGTAAAACCAGATGGCGTACAACGGAAACTGGTGGGAGAAATCATTCATCGCTTTGAAAAGAAAGGTTTCAAACTGGTGGGCCTCAAACTTGTGCAG GCATCACAGGATCTTCTGAGGGAACACTACTGGGAACTGAGGAGTAAGCCTTTCTTCCAGGGACTAATGAGCTACATGAGCTCTGGACCAATCGTAGCAATG GTGTGGGAGGGTTTGGACGTGGTCAAGACTGCACGCAAGATGTTGGGAGAGACCAATCCTGCTGACTCGCTGCCTGGAACCATCCGAGGAGATTACGGTGTAGAAGTGGGCAG GAACGTGATCCACGGCAGTGACTCTGTGGAGAGCGCCCAGAAGGAAATCTCTCTGTGGTTTCGACAGAACGAGCTTCACTGCTGGGAGGACAACAGCAGCCACTGGATCTACAACTAA
- the LOC144530698 gene encoding tubulin alpha chain-like, translated as MRECISVHVGQAGVQIGNACWELYCLEHGIQPDGQMHGDKTIGGGDDSFTTFFSETGAGKHSPRAIFVDLEPTVIDEVRTGTYRQLFHPEQLITGKEDAANNYARGHYTIGKEIIDMVLDRIRKLADQCTGLQGFLVFHSFGGGTGSGFTSLLMERLSVDYGKKSKLEFSVYPAPQVSTAVVEPYNAILTTHTTLEHSDCSFMVDNEAIYDICRRNLDIERPSYTNLNRLISQIVSSVTASLRFDGALNVDLTEFQTNLVPYPRIHFPLATYAPVISAEKAYHEQLSVSEITNACFEPANQLVKCDPRHGKYMACCLLYRGDVVPKDVNAAIATIKTKRSIQFVDWCPTGFKVGINYQPPTVVPGGDLAKVQRAVCMLSNTTAIAEAWARLDHKFDLMYAKRAFVHWYVGEGMEEGEFSEAREDMAALEKDYEEVGADSVGEEEDDGEEY; from the exons CGTGAGTGTATCTCAGTGCACGTTGGCCAAGCCGGTGTCCAGATTGGCAATGCCTGCTGGGAGCTTTACTGCCTGGAGCACGGGATCCAGCCGGACGGACAGATGCACGGGGACAAGACCATCGGCGGCGGAGATGACTCCTTCACCACCTTCTTCAGTGAGACCGGCGCTGGGAAGCACAGTCCCAGGGCCATTTTTGTGGACCTGGAGCCCACTGTCATCG ATGAGGTGCGCACAGGGACTTACCGCCAGCTGTTCCACCCCGAGCAGCTGATCACCGGCAAAGAGGACGCTGCCAACAACTACGCCCGTGGACACTATACCATCGGCAAAGAGATCATCGACATGGTGCTGGACAGGATCCGCAAACTG GCGGACCAGTGCACGGGCCTTCAGGGCTTCCTGGTTTTCCACAGCTTCGGCGGTGGCACCGGCTCAGGTTTCACCTCCCTGCTGATGGAGCGTCTGTCTGTGGACTACGGCAAGAAGTCCAAGCTGGAGTTCTCGGTCTACCCGGCTCCCCAGGTGTCCACGGCTGTGGTGGAGCCGTACAACGCCATCCTGACCACCCACACCACGCTGGAGCACTCTGACTGTTCCTTCATGGTGGACAACGAGGCCATCTACGACATCTGCCGCAGGAACCTGGACATCGAGCGCCCGTCTTACACCAACCTGAACCGGCTGATCAGTCAGATCGTGTCCTCGGTCACCGCCTCCCTTCGTTTCGACGGTGCCCTCAACGTCGACCTGACGGAGTTCCAGACCAACTTGGTGCCGTATCCCCGTATCCACTTCCCCCTGGCCACCTATGCACCGGTCATCTCTGCCGAGAAGGCTTACCACGAGCAGCTCTCGGTATCCGAAATCACGAACGCCTGCTTTGAGCCGGCCAATCAGCTGGTGAAATGCGACCCTCGCCACGGCAAATACATGGCCTGCTGCCTCTTGTATCGCGGTGACGTGGTGCCCAAAGACGTTAACGCCGCCATCGCCACCATCAAGACCAAGCGCTCCATCCAGTTTGTGGACTGGTGCCCCACTGGTTTCAAGGTGGGCATCAACTACCAGCCGCCCACCGTGGTTCCCGGCGGAGACCTGGCCAAGGTGCAGCGGGCCGTGTGCATGCTGAGCAACACAACCGCCATCGCCGAGGCCTGGGCTCGCCTCGACCACAAGTTCGATCTGATGTACGCCAAGCGGGCCTTCGTCCACTGGTACGTGGGCGAGGGGATGGAGGAGGGCGAGTTCTCGGAGGCCAGAGAAGACATGGCGGCCCTGGAGAAGGATTACGAAGAGGTCGGCGCCGATAGtgtgggagaggaggaggatgacggAGAGGAGTATTAA
- the spsb3a gene encoding SPRY domain-containing SOCS box protein 3a, translated as MSRRSRNSRAWRYVWGGIRRDADAQALEEWSYDRLEYSDSDSEADFSAVMVPPVPSAVPVTGESYCGCDSQAETNYNPRLRGFHQVKDCHCGEDDQEFDWVWDANSRSTATLLSCDNRKVNFHSEYSCGTAAIRGSKELAEGQHFWEIKMTSPVYGTDMMVGIGTSDVNLDKYRHTFCSLLGKDADSWGLSYTGLLLHKGDKMNFSSRFGQGSIIGIHLDTWHGTLTFFKNRKCIGVAATELQNKRFYPMACSTAAKSSMKVIRSCSASTSLLYLCCARLRQLLPDCIDTLDVLPLPPGLRQLLHNKLGWVLSLNSGTTDGAPDGPEHPPRLPVPPLAGPSSSESDSEGCTSDPEACQRKRCRWT; from the exons ATGTCAAGGCGAAGCAGGAATAGTCGTGCATGGCGATATGTTTGGGGTGGGATACGACGGGATGCTGATGCTCAGGCACTTGAAGAATGGAGCTATGACCGCCTAGAG TACAGTGATTCAGACTCTGAGGCGGATTTTTCCGCAGTGATGGTCCCTCCAGTCCCCAGTGCAGTGCCTGTCACCGGAGAGTCCTACTGTGGCTGTGACTCCCAGGCTGAGACTAACTACAACCCTCGTCTGCGAGGTTTTCACCAGGTTAAAGACTGCCACTGTGGAGAGGATGACCAAG AGTTTGACTGGGTTTGGGATGCCAACAGCCGATCGACAGCAACATTACTGAGCTGCGACAATCGAAAAGTGAACTTTCACTCTGAATACAGCTGTGGCACAGCAGCAATCCGTGGCTCCAAAGAGCTGGCTGAAGGGCAGCACTTCTGGGAGATCAAGATGACGTCCCCAGTGTATGGAACAGACATG ATGGTCGGCATCGGTACTTCTGATGTCAATCTagacaaatacagacacacgtTCTGCAGCCTGTTGGGAAAAGATGCAGACAGCTGGGGTCTTTCTTACACCG GCTTGTTGCTTCATAAAGGAGACAAGATGAACTTCTCCTCCCGGTTCGGACAGGGGTCCATCATTGGAATCCATCTGGACACGTGGCACGGCACACTCACTTTCTTCAAAAATCGCAAGTGTATAG GTGTTGCTGCCACAGAGCTACAAAATAAGAGGTTTTATCCGATGGCGTGCTCCACAGCAGCGAAGAGCAGCATGAAGGTGATCAGATCCTGCTCTGCGTCCACCTCCTTGCTGTACCTTTGCTGTGCTCGCCTTCGCCAGCTGCTGCCAGACTGTATAGACACCCTGGATGTGTTACCACTGCCGCCCGGGCTTCGCCAGTTGCTCCACAACAAACTGGGTTGGGTGCTCAGTCTCAACAGTGGCACCACAGATGGAGCCCCAGATGGGCCCGAGCACCCCCCGCGCTTACCTGTCCCCCCTTTGGCCGGACCGTCCTCCTCTGAGAGTGACTCAGAGGGTTGTACGTCTGACCCCGAAGCCTGTCAGAGGAAGAGATGCCGCTGGACATGA
- the mrps34 gene encoding small ribosomal subunit protein mS34: MVKKKRLRLIAEMARKIRAYRELKSRPRESQKYALDYETMKRPHTGKMLPVLAWQDVRRESRLFSLLAGMRLFGVGRLFTRKSWLEDHTEPSYWQITKVKVDYTSENMDHGRAWGILTHKGKQESEVKEVDKVMYHDWRLIPKHMEHQIKDFKPLPEPPVRYVPYPPLLRAMLLAQYKKAVGGVVAEEPALPLKRDVLLNKDYFRKQEQETQRTEGTAV, encoded by the exons ATGGTGAAGAAAAAGCGTCTTCGCCTCATAGCAGAAATGGCTCGGAAGATCCGGGCGTACCGAGAGCTGAAGTCCCGGCCGCGGGAGTCCCAGAAGTACGCCCTGGACTATGAGACGATGAAGCGGCCTCACACGGGAAAGATGCTGCCTGTGCTGGCCTGGCAGGATGTCCGCAGGGAGAGTcgcctcttctctctgctggcaGGCATGAGGCTGTTCGGAGTGGGCCGCCTCTTTACCCGCAAGTCCTGGCTGGAGGACCACACAGAGCCCAGCTACTGGCAGATCACCAAGGTCAAGGTGGACTACACATCTGAG aaCATGGATCACGGCAGAGCATGGGGGATCCTCACCCACAAAG GAAAACAGGAGAGCGAGGTGAAGGAGGTAGACAAGGTGATGTACCATGACTGGCGCCTGATTCCCAAACACATGGAGCACCAGATCAAGGACTTTAAGCCGCTCCCTGAGCCGCCTGTGCGCTACGTCCCCTACCCGCCCCTGCTTCGCGCTATGCTGCTGGCCCAGTACAAGAAGGCAGTAGGCGGCGTAGTGGCCGAGGAGCCAGCCTTGCCTTTAAAGAGGGACGTCCTACTCAACAAAGACTATTTCCGCAAGCAGGAACAAGAGACGCAGAGGACAGAGGGGACAGCGGTGTGA